One genomic window of Denticeps clupeoides chromosome 14, fDenClu1.1, whole genome shotgun sequence includes the following:
- the baalcb gene encoding brain and acute leukemia cytoplasmic protein has translation MGCGGSRTDALEPRYLESWTKETESTWLTSTDTDIPLSSIQSIPSESSSELGKSPNPVSDFFDDGLPAPAQAYLKVCSALSEVGLKDVKGGSNHTVLPPCEQEVLSSPGMTVQRRSVLRTEEITKWQDNRMSTKQVTITVTQSIRQVDKSGKIKEKCHTTYEVIKPVESSVEGPVDSEQK, from the exons ATGGGTTGCGGGGGCAGTAGGACTGATGCACTGGAGCCACGTTACCTAGAGAGCTGGACCAAGGAGACCGAATCCACATGGCTTAccagcacagacacagacatccCACTGTCGTCAATTCAGAGCATACCCTCTGAAAGCTCCTCAGAATTGGGCAAAAGCCCCAACCCTG TCTCTGACTTCTTTGATGATGGCCTGCCTGCCCCTGCCCAGGCTTACCTTAAAGTCTGCTCAGCCCTGTCTGAAGTGGGCCTGAAGGATGTGAAAGGAGGCAGCAACCACACAGTCCTTCCTCCTTGTGAACAGGAGGTGCTTTCTAGTCCTGGGATGACAGTTCAGAGGAGGAGTGTCTTAAGAACAGAGGAAATA ACAAAATGGCAGGACAACAGGATGTCAACCAAGCAGGTGACCATAACCGTCACTCAGAGCATCCGCCAGGTGGACAAAAGTGGGAAGATCAAGGAGAAATGCCACACCACATATGAGGTGATCAAGCCAGTGGAGAGCAGTGTTGAAGGCCCTGTGGACTCTGAGCAGAAATGA
- the nme6 gene encoding nucleoside diphosphate kinase 6 yields the protein MAASAGSFRGARALQLTLAVIKPDAVAHPLILEALHQQILENRFIIVQSKDLVWKRKDSEKFYAEHSGRFFYQRLVEFMSSGPMRAYILARKDAVSYWRELMGPTKVYRARHVAPGTLRAQYGLTDTRNTTHGSDSIESAMREIAFFFPEFQAHEWIEREEPFFRVGLLEYDQKRHIHTVIGRR from the exons ATGGCAGCTTCAGCAGGATCATTCCGCGGCGCTCGGGCTCTGCAGCTCACACTGGCCGTCATTAAACCGGACGCCGTGGCGCATCCTTTAATCCTGGAG GCTCTTCATCAACAAATCCTGGAGAACAGATTCATTATTGTACAATCAAAAGACCTAGTGTGGAAAAGGAAGGATTCCGAGAAGTTTTATGCCGAGCACTCAG GAAGATTCTTCTATCAGAGGCTTGTTGAGTTCATGTCTAG TGGCCCCATGAGAGCCTACATTCTTGCCCGAAAAGATGCAGTCAGCTACTGGCGAGAGCTTATGGGTCCCACCAAGGTGTATCGGGCCCGTCATGTTGCCCCAGGGACCCTACGGGCCCAATATGGCCTCACAGACACAAGAAACACCACCCATGGCTCAG attctATAGAATCAGCCATGAGGGAGATTGCCTTCTTTTTCCCAGAATTCCAAGCACATGAGTGGATTGAGAGGGAGGAACCATTCTTTAGGGTGGGGCTGTTAGAATATGACCAAAAGAGACACATTCACACTGTGATTGGCCGAAGATGA
- the eif2b4 gene encoding translation initiation factor eIF2B subunit delta isoform X1 produces MADADETSKQAERNTNVGDGIAVKKQDIARAKNEGKELTKDEKQRLRKEKKQQKKNKKDDKGESEHENVPLPPSQAVVQCQSQKAPSVAPSLALTPVSVCTSEKPAKSKAEQRAERRARQEADRAAKGKKGESAQQPPSGKSKAPPNELQPVVKRLPEHVQVDDPAAVRKLAKKLERQQIPVRSEYGYKVSLFSHLHQYSRKAPLTQQISIPSTVIHPYIVRLGLQYSQGIVAGSNARSIALLHAFQKVIQDYKTPPNEELSRDLVNKLKPYISYLNQCRPLSASMGNAIKYVKKEISNIPCLCKEEEAKKQLLSCIDNYIKEKITLAATTISAYAIEKISNGDVILVYGCSSLVNHILCDAFDKKRKFSVIVVDSRPRLEGREALRRLVKKGICCTYVLISAVSYILPEVSKVFLGAHALLANGYVMSRVGTSQIALVAKAYNVPVLVCCETYKFCERVQTDSFVSNELDDPDDLMVTRKGKIHLENWQDIRQLGLLNLVYDVTPPDFVDLVITDLGMIPCTSVPVVLRVKNVDQ; encoded by the exons ATGGCTGATGCCGACGAGACGTCAAAGCAGGCCGAACGCAACACCAACGTCGGAG ATGGAATTGCTGTGAAGAAGCAAGATATTGCCCGAGCTAAG AACGAAGGGAAAGAACTGACCAAAGACGAAAAGCAGCGCTtaaggaaagagaaaaaacaacagaagaaaaataaGAAGGATGACAAGGGCGAGTCagaacatgaaaatgttccCCTGCCACCCTCACAGGCTGTTGTCCAATGCCAATCACAAAAAG CGCCTTCAGTTGCACCATCACTTGCACTCACGCCTGTGTCAGTCTGCACCTCAGAAAAGCCAGCAAAGAGCAAAGCTGAGCAGCGGGCAGAGCGACGCGCAAGGCAAGAGGCTGACCGCGCAGCAAAGGGCAAGAAGGGAGAATCAGCGCAGCAGCCCCCATCTGGCAAAAGCAAGGCTCCTCCAAATGAGTTACAGCCAG TGGTGAAGAGGTTGCCTGAACATGTCCAGGTGGATGATCCAGCAGCTGTCAGAAAACTGGCCAAGAAGCTGGAGAGACAGCAG ATCCCAGTCAGGTCAGAATATGGCTATAAAGTCAGCCTGTTCTCCCACCTGCACCAGTACAGCCGCAAAGCACCTCTGACTCAGCAGATCAG CATCCCTTCTACAGTCATACATCCCTATATCGTGCGGCTGGGTCTGCAGTACTCTCAGGGCATTGTAGCTGGATCCAACGCTCGATCCATTGCACTTCTGCATGCTTTTCAAAAG GTGATACAGGACTACAAAACTCCACCTAATGAGGAGCTGTCCAGAGATCTGGTGAATAAGCTGAAGCCGTACATCAG TTATTTAAACCAGTGTCGCCCTCTGTCAGCAAGCATGGGTAATGCGATCAAGTATGTAAAGAAAGAAATCTCCAATATTCCCTGTCTGTGTAAAGAGGAGGAG GCCAAAAAACAGCTGCTGAGCTGCATAGACAACTATATCAAAGAGAAAATCACTCTAGCGGCTACAACGATCTCAGCGTATGCAATCGAAAAGATCAGCAACGGTGATGTCATACTGGTGTATGGATG CTCCTCCCTGGTCAACCACATTTTGTGTGATGCCTTTGATAAGAAAAGGAAGTTCAGCGTCATTGTGGTGGACAGCCGGCCGAGGTTAGAGGGCCGTGAGGCACTGAGACGTCTGGTGAAGAAGGGAATCTGCTGCACTTATGTCCTCATCTCTGCTGTATCCTACATTCTGCCAGAG GTCTCGAAGGTGTTCTTAGGTGCCCACGCGCTTCTGGCAAATGGCTATGTGATGTCACGAGTGGGCACTTCCCAGATTGCCTTGGTCGCCAAAGCCTACAATGTGCCTGTCCTAGTCTGCTGTGAGACATACAAGTTCTGTGAACGAGTGCAGACGGATTCCTTCGTTTCTAATGAGCTTG ACGACCCTGATGACCTGATGGTTACACGGAAGGGAAAGATCCATCTAGAAAACTGGCAAGATATCCGTCAGCTGGGGCTGCTGAACCTAGTGTATGATGTGACCCCTCCGGACTTTGTGGACCTGGTGATCACGGACCTAGGCATGATTCCCTGCACTTCTGTACCGGTGGTTCTACGAGTCAAGAACGTGGACCAGTAA
- the eif2b4 gene encoding translation initiation factor eIF2B subunit delta isoform X2, whose amino-acid sequence MADADETSKQAERNTNVGDGIAVKKQDIARAKNEGKELTKDEKQRLRKEKKQQKKNKKDDKGESEHENVPLPPSQAVVQCQSQKVCTSEKPAKSKAEQRAERRARQEADRAAKGKKGESAQQPPSGKSKAPPNELQPVVKRLPEHVQVDDPAAVRKLAKKLERQQIPVRSEYGYKVSLFSHLHQYSRKAPLTQQISIPSTVIHPYIVRLGLQYSQGIVAGSNARSIALLHAFQKVIQDYKTPPNEELSRDLVNKLKPYISYLNQCRPLSASMGNAIKYVKKEISNIPCLCKEEEAKKQLLSCIDNYIKEKITLAATTISAYAIEKISNGDVILVYGCSSLVNHILCDAFDKKRKFSVIVVDSRPRLEGREALRRLVKKGICCTYVLISAVSYILPEVSKVFLGAHALLANGYVMSRVGTSQIALVAKAYNVPVLVCCETYKFCERVQTDSFVSNELDDPDDLMVTRKGKIHLENWQDIRQLGLLNLVYDVTPPDFVDLVITDLGMIPCTSVPVVLRVKNVDQ is encoded by the exons ATGGCTGATGCCGACGAGACGTCAAAGCAGGCCGAACGCAACACCAACGTCGGAG ATGGAATTGCTGTGAAGAAGCAAGATATTGCCCGAGCTAAG AACGAAGGGAAAGAACTGACCAAAGACGAAAAGCAGCGCTtaaggaaagagaaaaaacaacagaagaaaaataaGAAGGATGACAAGGGCGAGTCagaacatgaaaatgttccCCTGCCACCCTCACAGGCTGTTGTCCAATGCCAATCACAAAAAG TCTGCACCTCAGAAAAGCCAGCAAAGAGCAAAGCTGAGCAGCGGGCAGAGCGACGCGCAAGGCAAGAGGCTGACCGCGCAGCAAAGGGCAAGAAGGGAGAATCAGCGCAGCAGCCCCCATCTGGCAAAAGCAAGGCTCCTCCAAATGAGTTACAGCCAG TGGTGAAGAGGTTGCCTGAACATGTCCAGGTGGATGATCCAGCAGCTGTCAGAAAACTGGCCAAGAAGCTGGAGAGACAGCAG ATCCCAGTCAGGTCAGAATATGGCTATAAAGTCAGCCTGTTCTCCCACCTGCACCAGTACAGCCGCAAAGCACCTCTGACTCAGCAGATCAG CATCCCTTCTACAGTCATACATCCCTATATCGTGCGGCTGGGTCTGCAGTACTCTCAGGGCATTGTAGCTGGATCCAACGCTCGATCCATTGCACTTCTGCATGCTTTTCAAAAG GTGATACAGGACTACAAAACTCCACCTAATGAGGAGCTGTCCAGAGATCTGGTGAATAAGCTGAAGCCGTACATCAG TTATTTAAACCAGTGTCGCCCTCTGTCAGCAAGCATGGGTAATGCGATCAAGTATGTAAAGAAAGAAATCTCCAATATTCCCTGTCTGTGTAAAGAGGAGGAG GCCAAAAAACAGCTGCTGAGCTGCATAGACAACTATATCAAAGAGAAAATCACTCTAGCGGCTACAACGATCTCAGCGTATGCAATCGAAAAGATCAGCAACGGTGATGTCATACTGGTGTATGGATG CTCCTCCCTGGTCAACCACATTTTGTGTGATGCCTTTGATAAGAAAAGGAAGTTCAGCGTCATTGTGGTGGACAGCCGGCCGAGGTTAGAGGGCCGTGAGGCACTGAGACGTCTGGTGAAGAAGGGAATCTGCTGCACTTATGTCCTCATCTCTGCTGTATCCTACATTCTGCCAGAG GTCTCGAAGGTGTTCTTAGGTGCCCACGCGCTTCTGGCAAATGGCTATGTGATGTCACGAGTGGGCACTTCCCAGATTGCCTTGGTCGCCAAAGCCTACAATGTGCCTGTCCTAGTCTGCTGTGAGACATACAAGTTCTGTGAACGAGTGCAGACGGATTCCTTCGTTTCTAATGAGCTTG ACGACCCTGATGACCTGATGGTTACACGGAAGGGAAAGATCCATCTAGAAAACTGGCAAGATATCCGTCAGCTGGGGCTGCTGAACCTAGTGTATGATGTGACCCCTCCGGACTTTGTGGACCTGGTGATCACGGACCTAGGCATGATTCCCTGCACTTCTGTACCGGTGGTTCTACGAGTCAAGAACGTGGACCAGTAA
- the eif2b4 gene encoding translation initiation factor eIF2B subunit delta isoform X3, with translation MADADETSKQAERNTNVGDGIAVKKQDIARAKNEGKELTKDEKQRLRKEKKQQKKNKKDDKGESEHENVPLPPSQAVVQCQSQKAPSVAPSLALTPVSVCTSEKPAKSKAEQRAERRARQEADRAAKGKKGESAQQPPSGKSKAPPNELQPVVKRLPEHVQVDDPAAVRKLAKKLERQQIPVRSEYGYKVSLFSHLHQYSRKAPLTQQISIPSTVIHPYIVRLGLQYSQGIVAGSNARSIALLHAFQKVIQDYKTPPNEELSRDLVNKLKPYISYLNQCRPLSASMGNAIKYVKKEISNIPCLCKEEEAKKQLLSCIDNYIKEKITLAATTISAYAIEKISNGDVILVYGCSSLVNHILCDAFDKKRKFSVIVVDSRPRLEGREALRRLVKKGICCTYVLISAVSYILPEVSKVFLGAHALLANGYVMSRVGTSQIALVAKAYNVPVLVCCETYKFCERVQTDSFVSNELGNQYT, from the exons ATGGCTGATGCCGACGAGACGTCAAAGCAGGCCGAACGCAACACCAACGTCGGAG ATGGAATTGCTGTGAAGAAGCAAGATATTGCCCGAGCTAAG AACGAAGGGAAAGAACTGACCAAAGACGAAAAGCAGCGCTtaaggaaagagaaaaaacaacagaagaaaaataaGAAGGATGACAAGGGCGAGTCagaacatgaaaatgttccCCTGCCACCCTCACAGGCTGTTGTCCAATGCCAATCACAAAAAG CGCCTTCAGTTGCACCATCACTTGCACTCACGCCTGTGTCAGTCTGCACCTCAGAAAAGCCAGCAAAGAGCAAAGCTGAGCAGCGGGCAGAGCGACGCGCAAGGCAAGAGGCTGACCGCGCAGCAAAGGGCAAGAAGGGAGAATCAGCGCAGCAGCCCCCATCTGGCAAAAGCAAGGCTCCTCCAAATGAGTTACAGCCAG TGGTGAAGAGGTTGCCTGAACATGTCCAGGTGGATGATCCAGCAGCTGTCAGAAAACTGGCCAAGAAGCTGGAGAGACAGCAG ATCCCAGTCAGGTCAGAATATGGCTATAAAGTCAGCCTGTTCTCCCACCTGCACCAGTACAGCCGCAAAGCACCTCTGACTCAGCAGATCAG CATCCCTTCTACAGTCATACATCCCTATATCGTGCGGCTGGGTCTGCAGTACTCTCAGGGCATTGTAGCTGGATCCAACGCTCGATCCATTGCACTTCTGCATGCTTTTCAAAAG GTGATACAGGACTACAAAACTCCACCTAATGAGGAGCTGTCCAGAGATCTGGTGAATAAGCTGAAGCCGTACATCAG TTATTTAAACCAGTGTCGCCCTCTGTCAGCAAGCATGGGTAATGCGATCAAGTATGTAAAGAAAGAAATCTCCAATATTCCCTGTCTGTGTAAAGAGGAGGAG GCCAAAAAACAGCTGCTGAGCTGCATAGACAACTATATCAAAGAGAAAATCACTCTAGCGGCTACAACGATCTCAGCGTATGCAATCGAAAAGATCAGCAACGGTGATGTCATACTGGTGTATGGATG CTCCTCCCTGGTCAACCACATTTTGTGTGATGCCTTTGATAAGAAAAGGAAGTTCAGCGTCATTGTGGTGGACAGCCGGCCGAGGTTAGAGGGCCGTGAGGCACTGAGACGTCTGGTGAAGAAGGGAATCTGCTGCACTTATGTCCTCATCTCTGCTGTATCCTACATTCTGCCAGAG GTCTCGAAGGTGTTCTTAGGTGCCCACGCGCTTCTGGCAAATGGCTATGTGATGTCACGAGTGGGCACTTCCCAGATTGCCTTGGTCGCCAAAGCCTACAATGTGCCTGTCCTAGTCTGCTGTGAGACATACAAGTTCTGTGAACGAGTGCAGACGGATTCCTTCGTTTCTAATGAGCTTGGTAATCAATACACTTG A
- the atraid gene encoding all-trans retinoic acid-induced differentiation factor isoform X2, whose amino-acid sequence MTAASSLFTVFAFFLLLNCRDVRCEDTELRVCHMCRGSLQNNTAVGNFCLFSSDSRVEGRCCLRKTGETLEIIGLDISNCSLNVLENLKEASAAIIIDLSHNPLSNLSDLLFVGFSSLNNVMLPSHLLCPGGNESWHKTEVKGDLRFCDGQRDACNQTGQMSWDCPENSLCAPYGPGFFECACASNFHGYKCLREGEFPVVNVLGILCGSTCLVSLLLWLTQRRKAKDI is encoded by the exons ATGACAGCAGCGAGTAGTTTGTTTACAGTATTCGCGTTCTTTCTCTTATTAAATTGTCGAGATGTTCGTTGCGAAGACACCGAGTTGCGG gtgtgtcacatgtgccgCGGCTCGCTGCAGAACAACACCGCTGTTGGGaacttttgccttttctcctccGACAGCAGAGTTGAGGGTCGATGCTGTTTGCGGAAAACAGGAGAGACTCTTGAAATAATCGG GCTAGACATCTCTAATTGTTCTCTGAATGTTTTGGAGAACCTGAAAGAGGCATCAGCAGCGATAATAAT AGATTTGTCACACAACCCGCTATCAAACCTGAGTGATCTGTTGTTTGTAGGCTTTAGCAGCTTGAATAATGT AATGCTCCCTTCACACCTGCTGTGTCCAGGCGGAAATGAATCCTGGCATAAAACTGAAGTTAAAGGCGATCTCCGTTTTTGTGATGGGCAGAGGGATGCCTGCAATCAAACTGGACAGATGT CCTGGGACTGTCCTGAGAACTCGCTGTGTGCTCCTTATGGCCCAGGATTCTTCGAGTGTGCTTGTGCCAGTAATTTCCATGGATACAAGTGCCTACGAGAG GGTGAATTCCCCGTTGTGAACGTTCTAGGGATTCTTTGTGGCTCTACGTGTCTAGTATCCCTCCTCTTGTGGTTGACCCAGAGACGAAAGGCCAAGGACATATGA
- the atraid gene encoding all-trans retinoic acid-induced differentiation factor isoform X1, whose protein sequence is MTAASSLFTVFAFFLLLNCRDVRCEDTELRVSAQVCHMCRGSLQNNTAVGNFCLFSSDSRVEGRCCLRKTGETLEIIGLDISNCSLNVLENLKEASAAIIIDLSHNPLSNLSDLLFVGFSSLNNVMLPSHLLCPGGNESWHKTEVKGDLRFCDGQRDACNQTGQMSWDCPENSLCAPYGPGFFECACASNFHGYKCLREGEFPVVNVLGILCGSTCLVSLLLWLTQRRKAKDI, encoded by the exons ATGACAGCAGCGAGTAGTTTGTTTACAGTATTCGCGTTCTTTCTCTTATTAAATTGTCGAGATGTTCGTTGCGAAGACACCGAGTTGCGGGTAAGCGCGCAG gtgtgtcacatgtgccgCGGCTCGCTGCAGAACAACACCGCTGTTGGGaacttttgccttttctcctccGACAGCAGAGTTGAGGGTCGATGCTGTTTGCGGAAAACAGGAGAGACTCTTGAAATAATCGG GCTAGACATCTCTAATTGTTCTCTGAATGTTTTGGAGAACCTGAAAGAGGCATCAGCAGCGATAATAAT AGATTTGTCACACAACCCGCTATCAAACCTGAGTGATCTGTTGTTTGTAGGCTTTAGCAGCTTGAATAATGT AATGCTCCCTTCACACCTGCTGTGTCCAGGCGGAAATGAATCCTGGCATAAAACTGAAGTTAAAGGCGATCTCCGTTTTTGTGATGGGCAGAGGGATGCCTGCAATCAAACTGGACAGATGT CCTGGGACTGTCCTGAGAACTCGCTGTGTGCTCCTTATGGCCCAGGATTCTTCGAGTGTGCTTGTGCCAGTAATTTCCATGGATACAAGTGCCTACGAGAG GGTGAATTCCCCGTTGTGAACGTTCTAGGGATTCTTTGTGGCTCTACGTGTCTAGTATCCCTCCTCTTGTGGTTGACCCAGAGACGAAAGGCCAAGGACATATGA